The following coding sequences are from one Granulicella sp. L56 window:
- a CDS encoding PP2C family protein-serine/threonine phosphatase: MAQQQVVRLQALLEASRQIHSTIELDEVLCIALQIVVRELELAGAFFTAFGQTYGDVPADLKESLSVGEAASLMAGDSWLRFPLCDKQKSRFADLVVLLPEGRALDLDEIDFLEALSMQAAVAIENARFHVRTVEWQRIESDLASARLVQQSLLPQEMPRVPGYTLAARSVTCYEVGGDYLDIVTMPSGDIAIVLGDVAGKGLTSALVGMSFRSAFRAMLQADLSLAEIATRMNLLHYNEGAESRRRYVTAFLLWLSPGSNTIEVVNAGHNPAFLMTGDHKLHKIAASGTPIGMLPFSTYLAEKYVLGSSARLLVYTDGLTEVFRGEEEFGEERLLQAFSDCAERTPEATLTSLWNTLERFSEGQEQTDDMTALVLSRDPHHGDCQ; the protein is encoded by the coding sequence TTGGCCCAGCAGCAGGTGGTTCGCCTGCAGGCATTGCTGGAGGCAAGCCGTCAGATACACTCGACCATCGAGCTGGACGAGGTACTGTGCATTGCGCTTCAAATCGTTGTTCGTGAGCTTGAGCTGGCGGGTGCGTTCTTTACTGCGTTCGGGCAAACATACGGCGATGTTCCAGCCGATCTGAAAGAGTCGCTGAGTGTAGGTGAAGCTGCATCGCTGATGGCTGGCGATTCGTGGCTGCGGTTTCCGCTTTGCGATAAGCAGAAGAGCCGCTTCGCAGACCTTGTCGTCCTGCTGCCTGAGGGGCGCGCACTGGACCTGGACGAGATCGATTTTCTGGAAGCGCTTTCGATGCAGGCCGCGGTCGCCATCGAGAACGCCCGGTTCCATGTGCGCACCGTCGAGTGGCAGCGCATCGAGAGCGATCTTGCATCGGCGCGGCTGGTTCAGCAGAGCCTGCTTCCGCAAGAGATGCCGCGGGTCCCCGGCTATACTCTTGCCGCGCGCTCGGTGACCTGCTACGAAGTGGGCGGCGACTATCTTGATATTGTCACGATGCCTTCTGGCGACATTGCGATTGTTCTCGGTGATGTTGCGGGCAAGGGGCTGACGTCTGCCCTGGTGGGCATGTCGTTTCGTTCGGCGTTCCGTGCGATGTTGCAGGCTGACCTTTCGCTGGCCGAGATTGCGACGCGGATGAACCTGCTTCATTACAACGAAGGCGCGGAGTCTCGGCGCCGCTATGTCACGGCATTTCTGCTGTGGCTCAGTCCCGGCAGCAATACGATTGAGGTAGTCAATGCAGGGCACAATCCAGCGTTCTTGATGACGGGAGACCATAAGCTGCATAAGATTGCGGCCTCGGGAACACCGATTGGAATGCTTCCCTTCTCGACCTATCTGGCCGAAAAATATGTGCTTGGAAGCTCGGCGAGACTGCTAGTCTACACAGACGGATTGACCGAGGTGTTTCGCGGCGAAGAGGAGTTTGGGGAAGAGCGTCTTCTTCAGGCCTTCTCCGATTGCGCGGAACGAACCCCGGAGGCAACGCTGACTTCGTTGTGGAACACGCTGGAGCGGTTCTCCGAGGGACAAGAGCAGACCGATGACATGACCGCACTTGTACTGTCGAGAGATCCTCATCACGGAGATTGCCAATGA
- a CDS encoding ATP-binding protein has protein sequence MTENNPGIIELHIPSRLGYEKIAMNTAASTARMMGFTDERVEDLKTAVAEACINAMEHGNKFDESLSVGVILSMSDDSLEVKVVDTGAGTQGHGTAPDIDKKMHEEEKARGMGMFLIQALVDEAEWVSSPPTGSYARMVIRLHPASESLERK, from the coding sequence ATGACAGAGAACAATCCGGGCATCATCGAACTTCACATTCCGTCGCGGCTGGGCTACGAAAAGATAGCCATGAATACTGCCGCGAGCACAGCCCGGATGATGGGCTTTACCGACGAACGCGTCGAAGACCTGAAGACCGCCGTGGCCGAGGCCTGCATCAACGCCATGGAGCACGGCAATAAGTTTGACGAGTCGCTCAGTGTCGGGGTCATCCTATCGATGAGTGATGACTCGCTCGAAGTGAAGGTGGTCGACACCGGCGCAGGCACTCAGGGCCATGGAACGGCGCCTGACATCGACAAGAAGATGCATGAAGAGGAGAAGGCACGCGGCATGGGCATGTTTCTGATCCAGGCCCTGGTCGATGAGGCGGAGTGGGTCAGTTCGCCGCCGACCGGAAGCTATGCACGCATGGTCATCCGTCTTCATCCCGCAAGCGAATCGCTCGAAAGGAAATAA
- a CDS encoding STAS domain-containing protein codes for MQEKSTQVRLDEVPCGTGAAITVLRFAGDITSASQAAVLGTYQALPEDVHRILLDFSKVEYLNSSGIALVIQLMIAASKHGQTIKTFGLSPHFQKVFTMVGITKYTSLHPDEQAACAAFTA; via the coding sequence ATGCAGGAAAAAAGCACGCAGGTAAGACTGGACGAGGTGCCATGCGGTACAGGTGCTGCCATCACGGTGCTCCGCTTTGCGGGCGACATCACGAGTGCCTCACAAGCCGCGGTGCTCGGCACCTACCAGGCACTGCCGGAAGACGTGCATCGCATTCTGCTCGATTTCTCAAAGGTGGAGTATCTCAATTCGAGCGGCATCGCTCTCGTCATTCAATTGATGATCGCGGCCAGTAAACACGGCCAGACCATCAAGACGTTTGGCCTCTCGCCGCACTTTCAGAAGGTCTTCACCATGGTGGGCATCACGAAATACACCAGCCTTCATCCGGATGAGCAGGCCGCGTGCGCTGCGTTTACGGCTTGA
- a CDS encoding PP2C family protein-serine/threonine phosphatase: MRRFWLCLLLLLPCGGQLLAAQNSSVGMQVTLGNAAVELSGPWRFHTGDNMAWAQPGFDDSGWTEMDLTPPPGTADATLGSSGYIPGWTDRGFAGYSGYAWYRLTIDVQGADDPLALKMPDNADDAYQVYVNGQPIGTFGKFTSHGVTAYSTLPRAFRLPPDLRSGRITLAIRMWMDSATPFNSPDAGGLHEPPVLGHASAIAAQIRLGWDDVAHGVGSGFLEMLILLLALAVALSLFSLDRTEAAYRWLALVSLITLIGNSIVLLVNFTALIGQSPSVILIDDILTPVRIGLWVVFWGYWFRLERMGRLHREVWGFVLLLAMGTALLRPPLYGQLIPVHAATYLVPFLLVVKLALAVLLFWVTYQGIRRHGAEGWLALPAVLLAAISQYQHELRLIHVPTEFSLFGFQISLGTVSTMLSLLLVTVMLSRRFLHSQRRQEQWRLEIKQAQHVQQVLIPEKSPTIAGLSIESEYRPAREVGGDFFQIIPGEHDGSVLIVVGDVTGKGLQAGMLVALIVGAIRSTVQHDSDPLSVLNSLNAELCDREHASATCLMLRIAADGMVTLANAGHLPPYLNGREMQMEGSLPLGIVAGTEFPVMYFKLKMDDTLMLMSDGIAEAQNQHGLLFGFERIDRMLSHPITAAELATAAQEFGQEDDILVLRIERSSEPKTVTHVEPVMAVT, translated from the coding sequence ATGCGCCGTTTTTGGCTATGCCTCTTGTTGTTGCTGCCATGCGGCGGTCAACTGCTCGCGGCACAAAACAGCTCTGTTGGCATGCAGGTCACGCTGGGCAATGCGGCGGTAGAGCTCTCCGGCCCCTGGAGGTTTCACACCGGCGATAACATGGCCTGGGCCCAGCCGGGCTTTGACGACTCCGGCTGGACCGAGATGGACCTGACGCCGCCGCCCGGTACGGCGGACGCCACGCTGGGCAGCAGCGGATACATTCCCGGCTGGACCGACCGCGGCTTCGCGGGCTACTCCGGCTACGCATGGTATCGGCTGACCATCGATGTGCAGGGAGCGGACGATCCGCTGGCGTTGAAGATGCCCGACAACGCCGACGACGCCTACCAGGTCTACGTCAACGGCCAGCCGATCGGCACCTTCGGCAAGTTCACCTCCCATGGAGTCACCGCCTACAGCACGCTTCCCCGCGCCTTTCGTCTGCCGCCCGATCTTCGCAGCGGCCGCATCACACTTGCGATTCGCATGTGGATGGATAGCGCCACTCCCTTCAATAGCCCCGATGCAGGCGGCCTGCACGAGCCTCCTGTGCTGGGACACGCCTCGGCGATTGCGGCACAGATTCGCTTAGGCTGGGACGACGTCGCTCACGGCGTAGGCAGTGGCTTTCTGGAAATGTTGATCCTGCTGCTGGCCCTGGCCGTGGCCCTGAGCCTCTTCTCGCTCGACCGCACGGAGGCAGCCTATCGCTGGCTCGCGCTTGTCTCGCTGATTACCCTGATCGGCAACTCGATTGTCCTCCTCGTAAATTTCACAGCGTTGATCGGCCAGTCGCCCAGCGTCATTCTGATCGACGACATCCTGACACCGGTACGCATCGGCCTGTGGGTCGTCTTCTGGGGCTACTGGTTTCGTCTGGAGCGCATGGGCAGGCTGCATCGGGAGGTGTGGGGTTTCGTGCTTCTGCTGGCGATGGGAACAGCGTTGCTGCGTCCTCCTCTCTATGGACAGTTAATTCCTGTCCATGCGGCAACCTATCTGGTGCCGTTTCTTCTGGTGGTGAAACTCGCCTTGGCGGTGCTGCTCTTCTGGGTGACCTATCAAGGCATCCGCAGGCACGGAGCCGAGGGATGGTTGGCGCTTCCCGCTGTGCTGCTGGCCGCGATCTCGCAGTATCAACATGAGCTGCGCCTGATTCATGTCCCGACGGAGTTCTCGCTCTTCGGCTTCCAGATCTCGCTGGGCACCGTCTCCACCATGCTTTCGCTGCTGCTGGTCACGGTCATGCTGTCGCGGCGCTTTCTGCACTCGCAGCGCAGGCAGGAGCAATGGCGGCTCGAGATCAAGCAGGCGCAGCATGTGCAGCAGGTACTGATCCCCGAGAAGTCGCCGACCATCGCGGGATTGAGCATCGAGAGCGAGTACCGCCCCGCACGCGAGGTTGGCGGCGATTTCTTCCAGATCATTCCCGGCGAGCATGACGGCAGCGTGCTGATCGTGGTGGGAGACGTGACCGGCAAAGGGCTGCAGGCGGGAATGCTGGTGGCACTGATCGTCGGCGCGATCCGTTCCACCGTGCAGCACGACTCCGATCCATTGAGCGTATTGAACTCACTCAACGCGGAGCTGTGCGACCGCGAACACGCCAGCGCCACCTGCCTGATGCTGCGCATCGCAGCCGATGGCATGGTGACGCTCGCGAATGCTGGCCACCTTCCTCCCTATCTCAACGGGCGGGAGATGCAGATGGAAGGCTCGCTCCCGCTGGGCATTGTGGCCGGCACCGAGTTTCCCGTGATGTACTTCAAATTGAAGATGGACGATACGCTGATGCTGATGTCCGACGGAATCGCAGAGGCGCAGAACCAGCATGGCCTGCTGTTTGGGTTCGAGCGCATCGACCGGATGTTGAGCCATCCCATCACTGCCGCCGAGCTGGCGACAGCAGCCCAGGAGTTCGGACAGGAAGACGACATTCTCGTGCTTCGAATCGAGCGCAGCAGCGAGCCAAAGACCGTCACGCACGTAGAGCCGGTCATGGCTGTGACCTGA
- a CDS encoding MFS transporter, with translation MDQASADEVTANLRKRWLLLLPAVFVTYSLAYLDRANYGFGAAAGLATTLHITDSQTALLGSLFFLGYFFFQVPGIAYARRRNTSKLIFFTLIVWGVLAALTGVIRSFWLLAIDRMLLGVAESLIFPAMLLLLTNWFTRSERSRANAILILGNPVTILWMSAITGFLIRSFGWQMTFILEGAPSIVWAFVWLLIVRDRPEKASWMSAEASASLRRQLAAEQAALPKVGSLSKALLRPDVLLLSAQYFCWSLGVYGFILWLPTIIRQGSSLGIGATGLLSAIPYLLAVLTMILVAYLSDKSLRRQSLVWPFLLLSGIALLGSFVLAAHSFWLAYGCLILAGGAMFAPYGPFFAILPEIIPSNVCGEAMALVNSFGALGAFFGSWIVGLLQARTGNARAGYLLMAISLIVSGFIMILGFGKPAPASTRQLDEVSLDAEIAAPRIP, from the coding sequence GTGGACCAGGCCTCTGCCGACGAAGTGACCGCCAACCTGCGCAAACGCTGGCTGCTGCTTCTGCCCGCGGTCTTTGTGACCTACAGCCTTGCCTATCTCGACCGTGCCAACTACGGATTCGGCGCGGCGGCGGGGCTGGCCACGACGCTGCACATCACCGATTCGCAGACCGCGCTGCTGGGCTCGCTCTTCTTTCTGGGATACTTTTTCTTCCAGGTACCGGGCATCGCCTATGCGCGACGCAGGAACACCAGCAAGCTGATCTTTTTCACGCTGATCGTATGGGGCGTGCTGGCAGCGCTGACCGGCGTCATCCGCAGCTTCTGGCTGCTGGCCATCGACCGCATGTTGCTGGGCGTCGCGGAGAGCCTGATCTTTCCCGCGATGCTGCTTCTGCTGACCAACTGGTTCACGCGCTCGGAGCGTTCGCGCGCCAACGCTATTCTGATCCTCGGCAACCCCGTCACCATCCTGTGGATGTCGGCCATCACCGGCTTCCTCATCCGCTCATTCGGCTGGCAGATGACGTTTATCCTCGAAGGCGCTCCCTCCATCGTATGGGCCTTTGTCTGGTTGCTGATCGTCCGCGACCGACCTGAAAAGGCGTCGTGGATGAGCGCTGAGGCAAGTGCATCTCTGCGCCGTCAGCTCGCCGCCGAGCAAGCGGCGTTGCCTAAAGTGGGCAGCTTGAGCAAGGCCCTCCTGCGACCTGACGTGCTTCTGCTCTCGGCGCAATATTTCTGCTGGAGCCTCGGCGTCTACGGCTTTATTCTCTGGCTGCCCACCATCATTCGCCAGGGCAGTTCTCTGGGCATCGGAGCTACCGGCCTGCTGAGTGCGATACCGTACCTGCTCGCCGTGCTGACGATGATTCTGGTGGCCTATCTCTCGGACAAGAGCCTGCGCCGCCAATCGCTGGTGTGGCCCTTTCTTCTTCTCTCCGGGATTGCTCTGCTTGGCTCTTTCGTCCTGGCCGCGCATAGCTTCTGGCTGGCCTATGGTTGTCTCATTCTTGCGGGCGGCGCGATGTTTGCGCCCTATGGTCCCTTCTTCGCAATCCTTCCTGAGATTATTCCCAGCAATGTCTGCGGCGAGGCGATGGCGTTGGTCAACAGCTTCGGAGCGCTGGGAGCATTCTTCGGCTCGTGGATCGTGGGCCTGCTGCAGGCACGTACCGGAAATGCGCGTGCGGGTTATCTTTTGATGGCCATCTCCCTGATCGTCTCCGGATTTATCATGATCCTCGGGTTCGGCAAGCCTGCGCCTGCAAGCACACGACAGTTGGATGAAGTTAGTCTTGATGCAGAGATCGCTGCCCCACGCATACCATAA
- a CDS encoding YjhG/YagF family D-xylonate dehydratase yields MKTHAAGPQGALPITPEMLLTQPSGNLFGLSQNAGMGWEPRRLLDPEFLILSTHGGVRAADGTPIALGFHTGHWEVGLLVSEAARELRAQHCIPFAGACTDPCDGRTQGTEGMFDSLPYRNDAAIVLRRLMRSLPTRKGVLGVATCDKGLPAMMMALASSGKVPSILIPGGVTLLPDDGEDAGKVQTIGARFAQKQITLEYAADIGCRACASPGGGCQFLGTAATAQVVGEALGLSLPHTALAPSGQPIWLDAAQRSARAILRMTQTAMGTNEVLTSAAIQNAMVLHAAFGGSTNLLLHLPAIAHAAGLPRPTAADWTEVNRNTPRLVDALPNGPRHFATVQVFLAGGVPEVMLHLRRAGLLDTSVKTVAGTTLDECLNWWQDSARRRQLKEQLLAQDGIDADDVIMSPDVARARGLTSTVCFPSGNLAPEGSVIKSTAIDPSLIDEDGVYRHRGAARVFITETSAIQAIKAGTVLEGDVMVLICGGPLGAGMQEIYQITAALKALPHCKHVAVLTDARFSGVSTGACIGHISPEALANGPIGRIHDGDIIEIVVDRNALAGTVDLVGEKGELFSSEEGNKRLSARPPRPDLAPHPALPNDTRLWAALVQASGGVWGGCVYDTEMILARLASSTSKTERSDT; encoded by the coding sequence GTGAAGACGCACGCCGCCGGTCCGCAGGGCGCACTGCCCATCACGCCCGAGATGCTGCTCACCCAACCCTCCGGCAATCTCTTCGGCCTGAGCCAGAATGCTGGCATGGGATGGGAGCCGCGACGGCTGCTCGACCCGGAGTTCCTCATCCTGAGCACCCATGGCGGTGTCCGCGCCGCTGACGGCACGCCCATCGCGCTGGGCTTCCATACCGGACACTGGGAGGTGGGCCTGCTGGTCTCCGAGGCCGCACGCGAGCTGCGCGCGCAACACTGCATCCCCTTTGCCGGGGCCTGCACCGATCCCTGCGATGGCCGAACGCAGGGCACCGAAGGCATGTTCGACTCGCTGCCGTATCGCAACGACGCCGCAATCGTGCTGCGACGCCTGATGCGTTCGCTGCCTACGCGAAAGGGAGTCCTCGGCGTCGCCACCTGCGACAAGGGCCTGCCCGCCATGATGATGGCGCTGGCCTCCTCGGGTAAAGTTCCGAGCATCCTTATCCCCGGAGGGGTCACGCTGCTGCCTGACGACGGCGAAGATGCAGGCAAGGTGCAGACCATTGGCGCACGCTTCGCGCAGAAGCAGATCACGCTGGAGTATGCCGCCGACATCGGCTGCCGCGCCTGTGCGTCGCCCGGTGGAGGCTGCCAGTTTCTCGGCACTGCGGCCACCGCGCAGGTTGTAGGCGAAGCGCTTGGCCTCTCTCTGCCGCACACTGCGCTTGCGCCATCGGGCCAGCCCATCTGGCTCGACGCCGCGCAACGCTCTGCCCGCGCTATTCTGCGCATGACTCAAACTGCGATGGGGACGAATGAAGTTCTCACAAGTGCGGCCATTCAAAACGCGATGGTGCTGCACGCTGCCTTCGGCGGCTCGACCAACCTGCTGCTGCATCTGCCCGCCATTGCACATGCCGCCGGACTGCCCCGACCAACTGCCGCAGACTGGACGGAGGTCAACCGCAATACGCCGCGGCTGGTTGATGCGCTGCCCAATGGACCTCGTCACTTCGCCACCGTGCAGGTCTTCCTCGCTGGAGGCGTGCCTGAGGTCATGCTGCATCTGCGACGTGCCGGGCTGCTCGACACCAGCGTCAAGACTGTTGCAGGAACCACGCTCGACGAGTGCCTGAACTGGTGGCAGGACAGTGCGCGCCGCCGTCAGCTCAAAGAACAATTGCTCGCGCAAGACGGCATCGACGCCGACGACGTCATCATGTCTCCTGATGTCGCTCGCGCTCGAGGGCTGACCTCGACTGTTTGTTTTCCTTCCGGCAATCTTGCTCCTGAGGGCAGCGTCATCAAGAGCACTGCCATCGACCCTTCGCTTATCGACGAAGACGGAGTCTATCGGCATCGCGGAGCTGCTCGCGTCTTCATCACCGAGACCTCCGCTATTCAGGCCATCAAGGCCGGGACTGTGCTCGAAGGCGATGTGATGGTGCTGATCTGCGGTGGCCCTCTCGGTGCGGGGATGCAGGAGATCTATCAGATCACTGCCGCGCTCAAGGCCCTTCCCCACTGCAAACATGTTGCGGTGCTGACCGACGCTCGCTTCAGCGGAGTCTCCACTGGAGCCTGCATCGGCCACATCTCTCCCGAAGCTCTGGCTAACGGCCCTATTGGCCGTATTCACGATGGCGACATCATCGAAATTGTCGTCGATCGCAACGCCCTCGCCGGAACCGTCGACCTCGTCGGCGAGAAGGGCGAACTCTTTTCTTCCGAAGAAGGCAACAAGCGCCTCTCTGCCCGTCCGCCACGACCTGATCTCGCACCGCACCCAGCGCTTCCAAACGATACTCGTCTGTGGGCCGCGCTGGTGCAGGCAAGCGGCGGAGTCTGGGGCGGATGCGTCTACGACACCGAAATGATCCTCGCTCGGCTCGCTTCATCGACATCCAAAACAGAAAGGTCAGATACGTGA
- a CDS encoding fumarylacetoacetate hydrolase family protein, giving the protein MRLYRTQQGPYLLNDNFYYLIEDTSWDALITREDLHDFCRSVVERGERTKAFAYGTLLAPIENQEVWAAGVTYYRSRSARIEESKDAGGGDFYDRVYSAARPELFFKATGARVVGPNSNVKIRSDATWSVPEPELTLLISPKGTILGYTIGNDMSSRDIEGENPLYLPQAKVYDGSCALGPCILVNPEPLPAATRIAIQIVRNGETAFSGSTSLSELKRDPKTLVSFLFRDNSFPKGCFLMTGTGIVPPDSFTLASGDQIRIVIDPIGTLANDVG; this is encoded by the coding sequence GTGAGACTCTATCGCACTCAGCAAGGCCCCTACCTCCTCAACGACAACTTCTACTACCTCATCGAAGACACGTCGTGGGATGCATTGATCACCCGCGAAGACCTGCACGACTTCTGCCGCTCCGTCGTCGAGCGCGGCGAACGCACGAAGGCATTTGCCTATGGCACCCTTCTGGCGCCGATCGAGAACCAGGAGGTCTGGGCCGCCGGAGTGACTTACTACCGCAGCCGCAGCGCGCGCATTGAAGAGTCGAAGGACGCAGGCGGCGGCGACTTCTACGATCGCGTGTACTCCGCTGCGCGCCCCGAGCTCTTCTTCAAAGCGACAGGCGCTCGCGTCGTCGGCCCCAACAGCAACGTAAAGATTCGCAGTGACGCTACGTGGTCGGTGCCTGAGCCTGAGCTTACGTTGCTGATCAGCCCCAAGGGAACGATCCTCGGCTACACCATCGGCAACGATATGAGCTCGCGCGACATCGAGGGCGAAAACCCGCTGTATCTTCCCCAGGCCAAGGTCTATGACGGAAGCTGCGCGCTCGGCCCCTGCATTCTCGTCAACCCCGAGCCCCTGCCGGCAGCGACTCGCATTGCCATCCAGATTGTGCGTAACGGCGAGACCGCCTTCTCCGGCAGCACTTCTCTCTCGGAGCTGAAGCGCGATCCTAAAACTCTGGTCAGCTTCCTCTTCCGCGACAACAGCTTTCCGAAGGGCTGTTTTCTCATGACCGGCACCGGCATCGTTCCACCCGACTCCTTCACGCTCGCCAGCGGAGACCAGATTCGGATCGTAATCGATCCCATCGGCACCCTCGCCAATGATGTAGGCTGA
- a CDS encoding ABC transporter permease: MLFSEVVRLAIDSFRANKIRFLLTMLGMVIGSASIILVVTIGKTGKQYALNELTSIGPNKVEMQYVGGTIAGPNNTTTPDLMTYEDMNAVLEQVPDIVASSPMLEVHYNVGIGGGVTKDAMLLGVSPEYKKVRNLEVVAGRFFDDQDTVTRTKVAVIVEPFAKALFGSSAGAIAHNITVEGIPFVIIGVFKESVATFGLSEISEQTLLVPYPVARYFTGSDKVKEIFFTMRDPADVLPASKQILAIIKSRHRSSSAYFPFIMTGFLSIMAKIADMLTIVLSLAAGITLIVSGVGIMNSMLANVQARLKEIGIRKALGATSLEIRMQFLTEAVFLSLAGGLVGTVLGLALPLSVSLLTPYKIPISLWSAVIALGTSMLVGILFGTLPANRAAKLDPVQTLKYE, encoded by the coding sequence ATGCTCTTTAGCGAAGTGGTGCGGCTCGCGATCGACAGCTTTCGCGCCAATAAGATCCGCTTTTTGTTGACGATGCTCGGCATGGTCATCGGCTCGGCCTCCATCATCCTGGTCGTTACCATTGGCAAGACCGGCAAGCAATATGCCTTAAATGAACTCACCAGCATCGGTCCCAACAAGGTCGAGATGCAGTATGTCGGCGGCACCATTGCCGGGCCGAACAATACCACCACCCCCGACCTGATGACCTACGAGGACATGAATGCTGTCCTCGAACAGGTGCCGGACATCGTCGCTTCGTCGCCGATGCTTGAGGTCCATTACAACGTCGGCATCGGCGGCGGCGTCACCAAGGACGCCATGCTGCTGGGGGTCTCGCCGGAGTACAAGAAAGTACGAAACCTCGAAGTGGTTGCAGGGCGGTTCTTCGACGATCAGGACACCGTCACCCGCACCAAGGTCGCCGTCATCGTCGAGCCCTTCGCCAAGGCGCTGTTCGGCAGCAGCGCTGGAGCGATCGCCCACAACATCACGGTAGAGGGAATCCCGTTCGTCATCATCGGCGTCTTCAAGGAAAGCGTCGCCACCTTCGGCCTCTCGGAGATCAGCGAGCAGACGCTGCTCGTGCCCTATCCTGTCGCTCGCTACTTTACCGGCAGCGACAAGGTGAAGGAGATCTTCTTCACGATGCGCGACCCGGCAGACGTGCTTCCAGCATCGAAACAGATTCTGGCAATCATCAAGAGCCGCCATCGGTCGTCCTCTGCCTACTTTCCGTTCATCATGACGGGATTTCTGAGCATCATGGCAAAGATCGCCGACATGCTTACCATTGTGCTGTCTTTGGCTGCCGGGATCACGCTGATCGTCAGCGGCGTCGGCATCATGAACAGCATGTTGGCGAACGTGCAGGCCCGCCTCAAGGAGATCGGCATCCGCAAGGCCCTGGGCGCCACCAGCCTTGAGATTCGTATGCAGTTTCTTACCGAGGCTGTATTCCTCTCGCTGGCCGGAGGGCTTGTCGGCACCGTGCTGGGGCTGGCGCTGCCACTTTCGGTTAGCCTGCTGACGCCCTACAAAATTCCTATCAGCCTCTGGTCAGCGGTGATCGCTCTTGGCACTTCCATGCTGGTCGGCATTCTCTTCGGAACACTCCCGGCCAACCGCGCGGCAAAGCTCGACCCGGTGCAGACCCTCAAGTACGAGTAA
- the rplI gene encoding 50S ribosomal protein L9, whose protein sequence is MEVILKEDVNKLGHRGDVVKVADGYGRNYLLPGKLAIEANAANKAVIEQMKGSAIRKSAKEKTEAEGLSNQLNEVELVFERKVGEHEHLFGSVTSGDIAHQLEEKGFKIDRRKISLEEPLKTIGEYHVPVKLHREVTSHIKVTVKGDQPEAEAVAAAE, encoded by the coding sequence ATGGAAGTCATTCTGAAGGAAGACGTAAACAAGCTCGGACACCGTGGCGATGTGGTTAAAGTCGCTGACGGCTACGGGCGCAACTATCTGCTGCCGGGCAAGCTCGCGATCGAAGCGAACGCCGCCAACAAGGCAGTCATCGAACAGATGAAGGGTTCTGCCATCCGCAAGTCCGCCAAGGAGAAGACCGAGGCGGAGGGACTCTCCAACCAGCTCAACGAAGTCGAACTGGTATTCGAGCGCAAGGTCGGCGAGCACGAGCATCTCTTTGGCTCGGTCACCTCGGGCGACATCGCGCACCAGCTCGAAGAGAAGGGTTTCAAGATCGACCGCCGCAAGATCTCGCTTGAAGAGCCGCTCAAGACCATCGGCGAGTACCATGTGCCGGTCAAGCTGCATCGCGAAGTGACCAGCCACATCAAGGTCACGGTCAAGGGCGATCAGCCCGAAGCCGAAGCAGTCGCCGCAGCCGAGTAG
- the rpsR gene encoding 30S ribosomal protein S18, whose translation MADETSTPQASEQQAPSSRPAHAGGHSGPGAGAPRTPRPGGSGGPGGRKFFRRKKVCKFCTEKIDAISYRDVRLLQGFVAERGKIVPRRLTGVCTRHQRRLSLAIKQSRNIALLAFAARF comes from the coding sequence ATGGCTGACGAAACCAGCACACCGCAAGCATCTGAGCAGCAGGCACCATCCTCCCGTCCCGCACACGCTGGGGGACATTCCGGCCCCGGAGCAGGCGCTCCCCGCACACCCCGTCCCGGCGGATCGGGCGGCCCTGGCGGCCGCAAGTTCTTCCGTCGCAAGAAGGTCTGCAAGTTCTGCACCGAGAAGATCGACGCCATCTCCTACCGCGATGTCCGCCTGTTGCAGGGCTTCGTGGCAGAGCGCGGCAAGATCGTTCCGCGCCGCCTGACCGGTGTTTGCACACGCCACCAGCGCCGCCTGAGCCTGGCGATCAAGCAATCGCGCAACATCGCCCTGCTTGCCTTTGCCGCACGCTTCTAG